AGTTGGAGTTGGCCGGCGCTGGCGCTGGCTGGTGCGATGATCGCCGCGATCGCGGAAGAGGTCTATCGCTATCGCGAGCCCGCGCGTCAGACCGAGCGACTGGCGGCCGCGGCACTCGCGCTTGTGTATATCGGCCTGCTCTTGAGCTTCGCCGTGCAGCTGCGCTTCGTCGAGCCGGTCGGCGCCGTGGGGCTGGGCGCGATCGCTTCGTTGATCCTGGTGGTGAAGATGTGCGACATCGGCGCTTATACCGTTGGTCGGCTCATCGGCCGGCACAAGATGGCGCCGCACCTGAGCCCGGGAAAGACGATCGAAGGCGCGGTCGGCGGCCTCGCGTTCGCGGTCTTCGCGGCGTGGCTGTCGTTCGTCGTGATCTGTCCTCGCCTGGAAAGCGCGACAGCCCGGCAAATCGACGTATGGCAGTGGCTGGGGTTCGGCATTACCGTGGGGGCCGCCGGGATGCTCGGCGACCTGGCCGAGTCGTTGCTGAAGCGCGACCTGGGCCGCAAGGATTCGAGCACCTGGATGCCCGGCTTCGGGGGGGTGCTCGATTTGCTCGATTCCATCCTGGTGGCGGCGCCGGTCGCTTACGTGTGGTGGGAGTACTTGCTGTGAACGCGCGCGACAGGCGCCGCACTGGGTAATGGAGACCAACAAATTCGGACAAACGGTTGTAGCGGTTCTGCAGGGCGGTTGGCAGGAATCTGGTGCGATGCCGCAAGTAGCTTCGCCACAGCACGTTGTGACGGAAGTGCTGCCCGACTCTATTCGTCCCGGGCCGCCGTAAGTTATAAAATACCTGAGGGATATAAGTTCCATTCCGGTTGCCCCGGCCTGCAGCGGCTGCGGCATTCCTTGATGACAGAAGCAACCATTTCGGTGGTCGACTCGAAGGCGCTCGTCTCGCTCTTCGGTACTCGCGACCAACACCTGCGGAAGATTCGCGACGCTCTGTCTGTCGATATCTCCGCGCGTGACGACCAGATTCATATTCAAGGATCGGATAACGCGGTCGCGCGCGCCACCGAAGTGCTTGAGCAGCTCAAGGCGCTGGTACACCGCCAAGGGAGCGTGGAAGCCGACCAGGTGACCCACATCCTGGCGGACATCACCAATGAGACGCCCGGCGCCGCTCCCGCGATCGAGGTGCTCAATGCCGGGCGCAAAATCGTTCCCCGCACGCCGGGCCAGGCGCGCTACGTGCAAGCCATCGCCGAGCATGACATCGTCTTCTGTTCAGGACCTGCCGGGACTGGAAAAACCTACCTGGCCGTCGCCATGGCCGTGGCCTCGCTGAAGCAGGAGCGCATTCGCAAGATCGTGCTCGTCCGACCGGCGGTCGAAGCGGGCGAAAGCCTGGGCTACCTGCCGGGCGACCTGCAAGCGAAGATCAATCCTTACCTGCGGCCGCTGTTGGATGCCTTGCGCGAAATGATGGACTACGACCAGATCCGCCGTTACACGGACCAGGATCTGATCGAGGTCATTCCGCTGGCCTACATGCGCGGCCGCACGTTGAACGACGCGTTCATCATTCTGGACGAGGCGCAGAACACGACCGTCTCGCAGATGAAGATGTTTCTCACACGCATGGGACGAGGATCGAAGATCGTCGTCTCGGGCGATACCACGCAAATCGACCTGCCCCCTCATGCGACCAGCGGACTGGTCGACGCCCAGCGACGACTGCGGCGAATCAAGGGGTTGGCGCAAATCAGCTTGAGCAATGCGGACATCGTGCGCCATCGTCTGGTGCAGGATATCGTGCGCGCCTACGAGGATGGGCCTAAGCGGCGCAGCACCTCCGCCTGATCGATATGTCCATTGGTTCCAAAAAGACGACGCGTTCGCGCGTAGTATCATTCCGACCCCCGCCCGGCCGGCTGGCACGTTTGTGGCAGCGGGCGCAGCGGATGGACGTGATCACACGCGCCGCCATGTGTCTGGCCACGGCCGTGCTGCTGTGGGCCGTCACCAAGGCCTGGGAACCGCCTTTTCCTTATCGCGTGGGGGACGTGCTGAGCGAGGACATTTCGCTCGTCATTCCCATCGATCCCACCGACGGAGATCCTCGCTCGACCGCCAACGAGCTGGTGCGCGCCAGCGAGCCGCTGACGCCCGAAATGATCCTGCTCTTGGAACAGGACCATAACCACGAGGTCAGCCTGGCCCCGCGCACGCATGGGCTGGTGCGATCGCTGGCCACGTTCGGCTTGATCTTCGCGCTGTATGCGCTGTGCGGCTATTTCATTTACTACCAGGACCGGCGCTTGCTCAAGGATGCGCGTCGCCTGGCGACCTTGCTGCTCTTGATCACGGTCTCGGCGGCAATGGCCTGTTGGGCGTGGCCCTACCCGTGGCGCGCGGAGATCGTGCCGGTCTTGATCTTCGGCATGACTTGCGGCATCGCCTACAAGCGCGAGCTGGCCTTGCTCATGTCCACGTCGCTCTTGATCTTCCTGGGTTTGGTCAGCGGCTATGGGCTGGGCGAATTCGTCGTGCTGGTCGGAGCTACGGCGACCGCCATCCTGCTTTTGGGTCGCATTCGCAGCCGCAGCAAACTGATCAAAGTCGGCTTCTTCACCGGCCTGGCGACGTTCGCCCTGTACCTCATCACGGGGCTCTTGCAAGGACAGTCGCTGGCCAGGCCACTTTGCCAGTTGGCGCTGCAAGACGGGCTGTGGGCTTTTGCTGCCGGGTTCTTCGTCACGGGCTTGCTGCCGTTTATCGAGAGCGTATTCGGCGTGCTGACCGATATCAGCCTGTTGGAACTGGGGGACGCCTCGCATCCGCTGTTGCAGGAACTGGTCCGCCGCGCGCCGGGAACCTACAACCACTCGATCAACGTCGCCTCGATCGCCGAGGCCGCGGCCGAAGCGATCGGCGCCCGCCGCTTGCTGGTGCGCGTGGGCGCGTACTTCCATGACGTCGGTAAGATGCTCAAGCCCGACTACTTCGTCGAAAACCAGGGCACCAACGGCAGCCGCCACGATTCGCTCGTGCCGGCGATGAGCACGCTGATCATTATCGCGCACGTGAAAGACGGTGCCGATCTGGCCCGGCAGCATCATCTACCCGAGCCCGTGATCGATTTCATCGAGCAACATCACGGCACGACGCTGGTCGAGTATTTCTACCGCCGCGCCAACCAGCAGAACGAAACGAATCCCAACGGCGGATCGGTACACGAAGAAGCGTTTCGTTACCCAGGCCCGAAGCCGCAAACCCGCGAGGCGGCCGTATTGATGCTGGCCGACGCGGTGGAAAGCGCCGCGCGGGCGCTTGTCGAGCCCACGCCGGCACGCATCGAGGGCCTGGTCGAGGATATCGCCATGAAGCGGCTCTTGGACGGCCAGTTCGACGAATGCGGCCTGACGCTCAAGCAACTCCGCATCGTTCGCGATAGTTTGATAAAATCACTCACCGCCGTGTACCACGGTCGCGTCAAATACCCCGACCAGCGGACGGCGTGAGGCGTCGGGCCTCTCCGGGCCTCGAAACAGGGCAGCAGCCTCTGGAATCCGATATTTCGATGCGCAGTCGGAACGTGATTCAAATCGATATCACTAACGAGCAGTCGCGCCTGCCGATTGATGAGCAGCGCCTTCGTGCGGCCGTGGCCGCGGTGCTCGCCGGCGAAGGGCGCAGCGCGGCCACGATCAGCGTAGCCGTGGTCGACGACCCGACGATCCACGAGCTGAACCGACGTTTCCTGGCGCACGACTACCCGACGGACGTGCTGAGCTTTGTCCTGGAAGAATCAACCGCCGGGTTGGAAGGCGAAATCATCGTCAGCGCCGATACCGCCGCGGCCAGCGCCCCGCGCTATGGATGGCCGGCGACCGACGAGCTGTTGCTGTACGTGATTCACGGGACGTTGCACCTGGTGGGCTACAACGATCACGAGCCGGCCGACATCGCCCGCATGCGCGCCGCCGAGAAGCGGTATCTGGCGCAATGCGGGCTGCAGGCCCAAGACGATTCTGCGTCATCGCGGCCAGACCGGAGCGGACGCGAGCCGCAATTACTCGGGGAGGGGAACCAGCCGTGATCGCCGGCAGCATGATCCTCTGGACGATCGCCGCCATGTTGGCCGCCACGATCGCGGCCATTGCCGGGCGTGCGCTGCGCGGTTTGTCGCGCATGGATCTTGAAGAAGCCTGCCGCCGTCGTCGTATGGAGAGCCTGGCGCGCGAGATTCTGGCGGACCATCGGCATGTCGCGCTGGGCGCCGAAAGCCTGCAGACGATCGCCAGCGCCGTGGCCGTGGCCGCGCTCTCCGAGTTCTTGCTCGCTCAGCCGGCGATTGCCGCCTGGAGCATGCTGGCGCAGTTTACCTTGATCGCGGCCGCAGGCACGCTTTTGCTGTTGGCGATGAACGTCTGGATTCCCGCACCCTTGGCACGAATTTTCGGCACGCGATTCATCACGGCGACCTGGCCTATTTGGCGCGCGGTCAGCCGCTGCCTTACTCCGTTCGTCTTCGCGGCGCAGCGGTTCGACGTCATGGCGCAAAAGGCAACCGGTCAATCGTCGACCAGCGGCGCCGAACAGGCGCTCGACGGCGACACGCGCGGCATGCGGGGCGACGGCCACCGCGACGGTTCGCTCGTCGAGGACGCGCGGGAAATGATCGAGGGGGTGATCGAGCTGGGCAATGCCGAAGTGGCGCAGGTGATGACTCCTCGCACCTACATGCTGTCGATGCGCGCCGGCTTGTCGCTCGACGAGGTCGTCAGGTTCGTGATCAGCTCCGGCCACACGCGGATTCCGGTGTACGACAAGAACCGCGACGACGTCATCGGCATCCTGCACATGAAGGACCTGCTGCCCGAGCTACTCAAGCCATCGGCCGAACGCGTGCCGAATGTCCGCGGCTTGCTGCGGCCGGCGCTCTTCGTGCCCGAGACGAAGCGGCTGGACGAGCTGTTGCAGGAGTTCCAGCAGAACCGCAATCACATGGCCGTCGTGCTGGATGAATTCGGCGGGGTGTCGGGCCTGGTCACGATCGAGGATTTGTTGGAAGAGATCGTGGGCGAAATCGTCGACGAATACGACGACGACCTGGTCGAGGGTATCAAGAGCATCGACGATCATACGGCCGAAGTGCAAGCCCGGGTGCGCGTCGATGAGGTGAACGAGCGGCTGAACACTCATCTGCCGGAAGATGGCGATTTTGACACGATCGGCGGGTTCGTCTTCAGCCACCTCGGACATATCCCCACGGTGGGCGAATCGATCACGGTCGACGAAGTGCGCCTGACGGTCATTGATGTCACCCGCCGGCGCATCGAACGCGTGCGGATCGAGGTGCTCGATCCGACGCGCGCGTGAAAACGCGTAAGACACTATGGCGGCCGAAAAGACACTGGCCCTGGTCCTGCGGGCCGTTGAGTTCAGCGAGACAAGCAGCGTGGTCACGCTGTTTACCCGCGATTTCGGCAAAATACGCGGATTGGCCAAGGGAGCGCGACGGCCGAAGGGGCCCTTCGAGTCTGCCCTTGACCTGCTGTCGTTGTGTCGGCTAGTCTTCCTCCGCAAATCGTCCGAAGCCCTCGATTTGCTGACCGAAGCGAAGCTCGAGCGGCGCTTTCGGCCGGCGAACCGCGACCTATCAAGTCTTTACGCGGGCTACTACGTCGCTGAGTTGTTGAACGAGCTCACTGACGACGCCGATCCACATCCCGAACTTTTCGATGCCGCGATTCACACGCTGTCGCGGCTGATGGAAGGACATGCGCCTGTGGACGTCGTCTTGTTGCGCTGGGAGTTAACGGCGTTGCGATTGCTCGGGCATCAGCCCGCGCTCTCCCACTGTGCCGAATGCGGCAAGGAAATCAGCTTGCGAGGTCGGGTGGCGTTCGGGCAATTGTCCGGCGGCGTGCTGTGCGAAGCGTGCCGGCCCGGCAAGCGACAGATCGTATCGGTCAGCGAGCCAGGGATCACGGCATTGCGACAACTAGCGGACGAATCGGCGGAGGCGGGGGACCCGGTCGCGTTAGCGCGATCGATCAGCGGAGAGCTGCGCGGATTGATGAATCAGTACCTGTGCAACTTGTTGGGGCGCAAACTGCGCATGCACGGGTACTTGGGTACAAAGGCCAGTTAGCAGCGAACACGGAAGTCGGCATGCGCGTGGTTCTCGGCAAGCACCTGATGGGACTGCTCGTGGCGGTGCTCTGCGCCGCGGCTGGGTGCAGCAGCTCGAAGCAGATCACCTCGGTCGAGGGACCGCTCACCCCCTACTCCCCGAGCGCCGTGCAAGCATCGAATGCGGCGTTGCAGCCCGAGGTGGCAGGTGCCCCGCGTGCCGCGGCGCCGCAAGTGAACGCTACGCCGACCTCGACCGCCGGTACCGGCGGACCGATCAATTTCAGTCCCGGAATCGTCGACCCCGACCTTTTGGACCCCGAAGAGAAGAAGCCCACCACCTTCGAGCGCGTGCAGGATTACATGTCGCCGAAGCGCATCAGCGAGCGGTGGAGGAAGCTGGTCGGGCGCGAACCGGATGAGGATTTTGCCCGACACAACTACAACCTGGCCGATCTTGCTTTCCGCGAAGGGGACTTCGAGGAAGCCGCCGAGCATTTCAAAGTCGCCGCCGACCGCTGGCCCGACTCCAACCTGCAGGAAGATGCGCTCTTCATGCTGGGCGAATCGTATTTCCAGATGAATTACTACCCGAAAGCGAGCAATTCCTGGCGCAAGCTGGTCAAGAAGTATGAGAACTCTCGCCATTTAGACCTGGTGATCAAGCGCCGCTTCGCGATCGGCCGGTATTGGGAACAGCGCAGCAAAGACGATCCGGTCCACGGGCTGAACTTCAAAGACAAGTCGATGCCCGTCTGGGACACGATCTCGAACACGGTGGCCATCTACGAAAGCATCCGCATGGATGACCCGACCGGCCCGTTGGCCGACGATGCGACGATGGCCACGGCCAACACGTTGTTCATCAATGGGCGCTGGGAGGACGCGGCGTACCATTATGACCTGATGCGGACCGAGTTTCCGCAAAGCGAATTCCAGGCCCAGGCGCATTTGCTGGGTATGCAGGCCAAGCTGCGCTCGTATCAAGGGCCGCATTACGACCCGCGCCCGCTCCTGGAAGCCAAGAAGCTGGGGCAGACCCTGCAAACGCAGTTTGCCGCGCAACTGCCCGGCGAGCGCGAGAACATCGCGCAGGCGCTGAAGACCATCGAGGCGCAGCTCGCCGAGCGCGATTACTCGCTCGGCCAGTTCTATCAGAACTCGCGGCACTACTACGCCGCGCGCTACTACTACACCGAAGTCGTGAAGCAATATCCGCAAAGCCGGTTTGCCGACCTGGCCAAGGCGGAAATGGACAAGATCAAGGACAAGCCGCCCGATTCGAAGAACGAAATCGAATGGCTCGCCAGCAAGTTCAAACGGGCGCCACAATTGCCCGCTGCTGCGCAACCGCCGGGCAATCAGGCTCCGGGCGGCGCACCAGGAGTACCGGGGCAACCGCAAGATCAGCCGTTTTTGGCGGGCCCCGGCCAACCGGCGCCGGGCGCCGTGCCGCAAATGCCCCCCACCGTGGCGCGGCAACCGGGGGATCAGCGATGACAAAGCCCGCCAACTTAGCTTGCGAGCCTCGCATTCGCCGCCGGCTGTTCGGCGCGGCGGCGATCGCCGCCTGCTGCTGCGCGAGCGTCGCCGGCTGTGCCGGCTATCGCTTCGGCGCCGACTCGATGTTCGCCTCCGATATTCAGACCGTGTATGTACCGACGTTCCAGTCGGACAGCTATCGCCGTGGACTGGCCGAGCAATTGACCGAAGCGGTGTGCAAGGAAGTCGAAAAACGGACGAACTACAAAGTCGTTAACAATCCCAACGCCGACAGCGTGCTCTCGGGCCGTATCTTGAACGAAGTGAAACGGATCATCGTCGAGTCGCCGACCGACGAGCCGCGCGAATCGCAGGTCGAATACTTCATCGAGGTCACCTGGCTCGATCGCCAGGGAGCGCTGCTCGCGCAATCGCAAAAGACGCCGCTGCCAGGCACCGTAGCCAACATCAATCAGACGGCCGACGTCGTGCCGGAAGTCGGTCAATCGATCGCCACCGCGCAGCAAGACGTCTGCAATCGGCTGGCGTATCAGATCGTTTCCATGATGGAAACGCCGTGGTAAGCTCGGGCGGATGAACGCCGACGAACGACTTCTCTATCCTGGCCAGATCTCGCATCGCGCCCGCCGGTGGCGGCTGAAAACGCGCTCGCTCGAGCTGCCGGTTCGGCCGCTGTTGATGGGAATCGTCAACGTCACGCCGGACAGCTTTTCGGACGGCGGAAAGTTCGCCGACACGAATGCGGCCGTCGATCAAGCGCTGCGCCTGGCGGCCGAGGGGGCCGACCTGTTGGATATCGGCGGCGAAAGCGCGCGCCCGTTCGCGGACGTGATCGACGCCCGCGAAGAGTTGCGCCGCGTGCTGCCCGTGGTCGAACAGGTGGCCGCGGCGACGCGCGTGCCGATATCGATCGACACCTGGAAAGCCTCGGTGGCACGCGAGGCGCTGGCTGCCGGCGCCGAGATCATCAACGACATTACTGCGCTCGCCGGCGATCCGGAAATGATTCCCCTGGCGCTTGAGACCGGGGCCGGCCTGTGTGCGATGCACATGCGCGGCACGCCACAAACCATGCAACTCGACCCGCGCTACGACGATGTCGTCGCCGAGGTGTACGACTACTTGCGCGCCCGGCGCGACGTGCTCGTCGCCGCCGGGATCGACCGGGCGCGCATCGCCTTGGACCCGGGCATCGGCTTCGGCAAAACACACCAGCACAGCCTGACGCTCCTGGCCGCCTGCCGTGGCTTGCACGAGCTGGGGCAGCCCGTCCTGGTCGGGCATTCGCGCAAGGGGTTCATCGGCAAGGTAATTCGCGACAAAGAGGCCGATCGCACGCCCGGCACGATCGGCGTGGCGCTCGCGCTTGCACAACAAGGCGTTCAGATCATCCGCGTGCACGACGTGGCCCCGGTGCGGCAGGCGCTATGGCTGTTCGAGGCCGCCGGCGGCCTGGACGGCCGGCCGGGGACGATCGAGGACTGAGCGCGACGCCGACGCCGTGCATCTTCCCTTAGAAATGCATCCGGCGAACCGGCCGATTCTTTGATTTAGCCGGCGGGCTCGCCCGCCGCTCCTCGACATAGCCGCTCCTGCTCCTTCAGCGGCGCACGGACAAGCGAGTGGTCCGTGCCACCCGGGTGTGTCCACTGCCACCCAGGTTTTGTGTGTGCAACCCACAGTGGTCCGTGCCCACGATTGTCGAGAGGGCGTGCTAGCGTTCGTTTCGCCTAACTCCCGTGGTTACGCTAGTCGATCGGGGCTGAATCGGTTATTATGGCATTCGGCGCCCTGTTTCCCCCTCGGCGGTGGGGAATTGCCGGGGTGGATGGTTCCGGGGAATCGTCGCGGGAAGAAAAAGGCCATGGCAAAGATCGTCAGTCGCAAGGACAAGCGTAAAGAGGCCGAGGCGGCCGAAGCCGCGGATGCCAAGCCCGCCAAGAAGGCCCCCGCGAAGCGCAAGAGCCGCGCCAAGGCTGCCAAGGACGTCCGCCTTAAGGCGTTCTGGGGTGTTTTCAACCAGTCGATGAAGCGGGTGGCCCTGTTCGATTACAGCGAGCGCAAAGCGGCCGACAAGAAGGCCGCCGAACTCACCGCCTCGGCCAAGACCCCGCACTTCGTCCAACCGGTCAAGGAAGCGATTGCGGAGTAGGACAGCTGCCCGGGATCGCGATGACTTGACCGCTCTGTTCCTCGCCCTCTTCTAATCGGAGCGACCTGTTCCCCCCCGTGGGTGCGTTTTTCTGCGCGCGAGGCGCTATTCGGAACGTATCGGGGGCTGATAGCCGAACCCCATCATCCCGCCCGGATGTCCGAGCCGTCCTAACTCACTGAGAACTTCCTGCACCTTTTCTTGGTTGCTCGCTTTTTGACGGACGACTAAAGCATCCCAAGAGCGGTCCTCATCGCCACGTGGCCCCTTCATTTTCACCACGGCAATGCCACCGGTCTGCAACGAGTCCGGATCCAAAATCGTCGCGAGGGCTACCGCCATGTCTTGCCCACCCGCACTATCGAGCCGGTAGACCATCGTGGTTACTTCATCCGGATTGGGATGGGCCGCAGCATTTTCGGCGCGCTTCGGTAGTTCGGCGCGCAACATGGCAAGCAACTCCTTGATTTCCTTGTGCACGTCGTACTTCTGCGAGATTACGAGCGTCGACGCCACGCGCGTAATCGATCCCGGCCCGCCGTTGTCGTCCCAAGTGTCTGGCTGAACAATGCTGGTGATCGTGTTGATCAAGTTATCAATGACACTACGCCGCGGCCCGCGATCCAAGAGATCGCCGACGGAATAAACTTTTGTCGTCAGTATCTCGTCCGCCTTCTCCTTGCTCGTGATTTTCAGAATTTCGTCTTGAACGGTGAAATCTAGATCGAATTCTTCCAGAACGAGCCGCAACGCCGCTTCGAGCGAAACCGGTTTGCGTAGCGACAGCGTGACCATCGCCGAAGGATCAACGGCTGCGTCGGTCATCCCCTTAGGATCGACTCTGATGTTGATCTCGAACTTTTTGCCGAAGTAATCGATCACGTCCGCGAGGGGCGTGTCGGCGAACTCGACCTGCACTGGCCGCCGCAAGAGGGCCTCGAAGTCGACGGGGTCGGCTACGGAAGCGTCCTGCGGCGCCTTCGATTCGTCCCCCTGGGCGTTGAGCCCGCGCAGCGAGCAGAACGTGACGACGATTACCAACAAGGTTTTGCGTGACATGCCGATTGTCCCTTCCCTATCTCGACGCCAAGTGCGAAGCCAAGACTTATTGCTGTCCCGGCACCAGTATCATGCCGCCTCCGCCGCCCCAGCCGCCGAATGCCGTCATCCCACCCGTGCGACTTGGCCGCATCCCCGTAAGCAAATCAGCAATCGCGTCGTGAACTTCGCCGGTTTGGCGGACAAAAAGCATATCCGACGATAGAGTCTCGGTCTGGCCGGGTTTGGACAGCCGCTGGCTAACAACGCAGATCTCTCCTTCGCCCCCCTTGCCTTGCCAGGTCGAAGGGGCGATCAGCTTGCGAATCGCGTCGGCGGCCTGTTCACCTGAAATCGTGCCGACGTTGTAGGTCTTGAGAAAGAGTTCATCCTTTCGCGCGTTGGCCGGGGCGCCGTGCTCCTTTTGCTGCTGCCGCAATTTCGTGAGTAACTCGGCGACCTCGATGTGGACGTCTTGCTTCTGACTGAACACCAACGACCCCGTCGCCAGAAACGGCTGGATGCTGCCCGGGCCGCCATTGTCGTCCCAGGTGTTGGGCTGAATCGTCGAAGTGATCAGATTCATCAGCGGCCCATAATTCGGTCGCTTCGAGCCACCGACAACGACCAGGTCGCCCACGTAGTAGATCTTGGTCGTGAGAACCGAATTGGCTCTTTCGCGGCTTGTGATACTGAGCACCTCGTCCTGAACAACGAACGCCAGGTCGAACTCCCGAAGAATGAGGCGCAGCGCTGACTCAAATGTGATCG
The nucleotide sequence above comes from Pirellulales bacterium. Encoded proteins:
- a CDS encoding LptE family protein, whose product is MTKPANLACEPRIRRRLFGAAAIAACCCASVAGCAGYRFGADSMFASDIQTVYVPTFQSDSYRRGLAEQLTEAVCKEVEKRTNYKVVNNPNADSVLSGRILNEVKRIIVESPTDEPRESQVEYFIEVTWLDRQGALLAQSQKTPLPGTVANINQTADVVPEVGQSIATAQQDVCNRLAYQIVSMMETPW
- the ybeY gene encoding rRNA maturation RNase YbeY, coding for MRSRNVIQIDITNEQSRLPIDEQRLRAAVAAVLAGEGRSAATISVAVVDDPTIHELNRRFLAHDYPTDVLSFVLEESTAGLEGEIIVSADTAAASAPRYGWPATDELLLYVIHGTLHLVGYNDHEPADIARMRAAEKRYLAQCGLQAQDDSASSRPDRSGREPQLLGEGNQP
- the recO gene encoding DNA repair protein RecO, whose protein sequence is MAAEKTLALVLRAVEFSETSSVVTLFTRDFGKIRGLAKGARRPKGPFESALDLLSLCRLVFLRKSSEALDLLTEAKLERRFRPANRDLSSLYAGYYVAELLNELTDDADPHPELFDAAIHTLSRLMEGHAPVDVVLLRWELTALRLLGHQPALSHCAECGKEISLRGRVAFGQLSGGVLCEACRPGKRQIVSVSEPGITALRQLADESAEAGDPVALARSISGELRGLMNQYLCNLLGRKLRMHGYLGTKAS
- a CDS encoding HDIG domain-containing protein produces the protein MDVITRAAMCLATAVLLWAVTKAWEPPFPYRVGDVLSEDISLVIPIDPTDGDPRSTANELVRASEPLTPEMILLLEQDHNHEVSLAPRTHGLVRSLATFGLIFALYALCGYFIYYQDRRLLKDARRLATLLLLITVSAAMACWAWPYPWRAEIVPVLIFGMTCGIAYKRELALLMSTSLLIFLGLVSGYGLGEFVVLVGATATAILLLGRIRSRSKLIKVGFFTGLATFALYLITGLLQGQSLARPLCQLALQDGLWAFAAGFFVTGLLPFIESVFGVLTDISLLELGDASHPLLQELVRRAPGTYNHSINVASIAEAAAEAIGARRLLVRVGAYFHDVGKMLKPDYFVENQGTNGSRHDSLVPAMSTLIIIAHVKDGADLARQHHLPEPVIDFIEQHHGTTLVEYFYRRANQQNETNPNGGSVHEEAFRYPGPKPQTREAAVLMLADAVESAARALVEPTPARIEGLVEDIAMKRLLDGQFDECGLTLKQLRIVRDSLIKSLTAVYHGRVKYPDQRTA
- a CDS encoding hemolysin family protein, with translation MIAGSMILWTIAAMLAATIAAIAGRALRGLSRMDLEEACRRRRMESLAREILADHRHVALGAESLQTIASAVAVAALSEFLLAQPAIAAWSMLAQFTLIAAAGTLLLLAMNVWIPAPLARIFGTRFITATWPIWRAVSRCLTPFVFAAQRFDVMAQKATGQSSTSGAEQALDGDTRGMRGDGHRDGSLVEDAREMIEGVIELGNAEVAQVMTPRTYMLSMRAGLSLDEVVRFVISSGHTRIPVYDKNRDDVIGILHMKDLLPELLKPSAERVPNVRGLLRPALFVPETKRLDELLQEFQQNRNHMAVVLDEFGGVSGLVTIEDLLEEIVGEIVDEYDDDLVEGIKSIDDHTAEVQARVRVDEVNERLNTHLPEDGDFDTIGGFVFSHLGHIPTVGESITVDEVRLTVIDVTRRRIERVRIEVLDPTRA
- the bamD gene encoding outer membrane protein assembly factor BamD, coding for MRVVLGKHLMGLLVAVLCAAAGCSSSKQITSVEGPLTPYSPSAVQASNAALQPEVAGAPRAAAPQVNATPTSTAGTGGPINFSPGIVDPDLLDPEEKKPTTFERVQDYMSPKRISERWRKLVGREPDEDFARHNYNLADLAFREGDFEEAAEHFKVAADRWPDSNLQEDALFMLGESYFQMNYYPKASNSWRKLVKKYENSRHLDLVIKRRFAIGRYWEQRSKDDPVHGLNFKDKSMPVWDTISNTVAIYESIRMDDPTGPLADDATMATANTLFINGRWEDAAYHYDLMRTEFPQSEFQAQAHLLGMQAKLRSYQGPHYDPRPLLEAKKLGQTLQTQFAAQLPGERENIAQALKTIEAQLAERDYSLGQFYQNSRHYYAARYYYTEVVKQYPQSRFADLAKAEMDKIKDKPPDSKNEIEWLASKFKRAPQLPAAAQPPGNQAPGGAPGVPGQPQDQPFLAGPGQPAPGAVPQMPPTVARQPGDQR
- a CDS encoding PhoH family protein, with product MTEATISVVDSKALVSLFGTRDQHLRKIRDALSVDISARDDQIHIQGSDNAVARATEVLEQLKALVHRQGSVEADQVTHILADITNETPGAAPAIEVLNAGRKIVPRTPGQARYVQAIAEHDIVFCSGPAGTGKTYLAVAMAVASLKQERIRKIVLVRPAVEAGESLGYLPGDLQAKINPYLRPLLDALREMMDYDQIRRYTDQDLIEVIPLAYMRGRTLNDAFIILDEAQNTTVSQMKMFLTRMGRGSKIVVSGDTTQIDLPPHATSGLVDAQRRLRRIKGLAQISLSNADIVRHRLVQDIVRAYEDGPKRRSTSA
- the folP gene encoding dihydropteroate synthase — translated: MNADERLLYPGQISHRARRWRLKTRSLELPVRPLLMGIVNVTPDSFSDGGKFADTNAAVDQALRLAAEGADLLDIGGESARPFADVIDAREELRRVLPVVEQVAAATRVPISIDTWKASVAREALAAGAEIINDITALAGDPEMIPLALETGAGLCAMHMRGTPQTMQLDPRYDDVVAEVYDYLRARRDVLVAAGIDRARIALDPGIGFGKTHQHSLTLLAACRGLHELGQPVLVGHSRKGFIGKVIRDKEADRTPGTIGVALALAQQGVQIIRVHDVAPVRQALWLFEAAGGLDGRPGTIED
- a CDS encoding phosphatidate cytidylyltransferase, giving the protein MLRWRITLGVIFSAAIAALCWADAQAQTPGTWLLPLVVGIALLATDELSRMLAARAAAPLGIVTYVGNGAIVLAAGASHWWPQATGDSWSWPALALAGAMIAAIAEEVYRYREPARQTERLAAAALALVYIGLLLSFAVQLRFVEPVGAVGLGAIASLILVVKMCDIGAYTVGRLIGRHKMAPHLSPGKTIEGAVGGLAFAVFAAWLSFVVICPRLESATARQIDVWQWLGFGITVGAAGMLGDLAESLLKRDLGRKDSSTWMPGFGGVLDLLDSILVAAPVAYVWWEYLL